Below is a genomic region from Sulfitobacter guttiformis.
GCGCATGCTCGTTCTTAGAATATGCGTATCTTAGCCGGCCTGCTGCAGCTTTCTCTTTTCGTGAAGGTCAGAGTCCGGAAACCCCGATGAATTTGTTCTTAGGTGCAGTACAGGGCGATAAAATTCAGATCTGGTTCCCCAAGCGGTTGCGCAGATCGGCAAGGTGTACAACCGTCAGCGCAGTCTGGATTGATGTCTTGCCCAAGCAAGGCTGACAAGCAACCGATCCTACGAACCGGCTCAGTGCTTCAAGGGATTGCTGTATAGGATCGATTGATTGCAGCAACTTTCGCCCACCGGTGTCCCGCATCACTGTCGGCGAAGTTATTAGCCAATCTTCTAATTGCCCGACCGCATCACGAATAGCGCCTATTTCATGAGATGTCCGTGCAAGCACTTCGTTCAGGGACATCTCTTTCGCCAATTCAACTGTATCATCAGGCATGCCTTCAGGGCCAATATACATCATAGCACACCCACAACCCGCTGAATTGCATCCTTCATTTGTGTCGAGCTGAACGGCTTTCTAAGCAGGTTGTTCATGCCGTATTTTTGACCGATCGAAACGACATCCCCAGTGGCATTGCCTGTGATCAATATAAATCCGATGCGCTGTGTAATGCGGTGCTCGCGCAGACCCTTGAGCAATCCGAGCCCATCGAGGTTCGGCATGTTGTAGTCTGAGATGACCAGATGGCAGGGCTGGGCCACAAGTTTAGCCAAAGCACTCTGACCGTCATTCTCTACCCGGTAGTTCAGTATTCCAATTTCCTCCAGAGCGTTGGTAATCAATGCCCTGCTCACCGACATATCGTCGACAACCATGACCTGTAGAGATTGTTTTATACCCATTTTGCTTTTATTCTCCGTTTGAACTTGTTGATCGTATTTCAGAGTTTTTTATAAACTGTGACGCCGCACGGTTCTAATTTTGGTTGATCCGCTCGCATGATCCGCTCGGAGTGGCCGATAAATAACTTACCGCCAGATGGTAACAACGATGAAAATCGGCTCCATACGCTCTGCTGTGTTTCACGGTTGAAGTAGATTGCGACGTTACGGCAGAAGATCACGTTAAACGCGCCGTTAAACGGCAGTTCTTCGATGAGGTTCAAAACGCCAAAGGTGACAAGGCTGCGCACATCTTTTGATACGGTAAAGCAGCCCTCTTTCACCTGCACGGACCGGACAATATCGGACACGCGAAAAATTTTTTTGTCCACTGCAGCAATCTCATCATCCCGGTAAGTTGCTTCGCGCGCCTTAACTATTATTGATGGATCGATATCTGTGGCGAGAATTTTGAAGTTTTTCGTTGCAATGTCAGGGTGGCATTTCAATGCGGTCAATGCGATCGAATAGGGCTCTTGCCCAGATGAACATCCTGCGCTCCATATGCGGACACGCTCTCCTTGGCACGCACGGGCGACAAGTTGAGGCATCACATCTCTCAAAAGATCCTCGAAATGATGGATCTCGCGGAAAAATTTGGTCACATTCGTGGTGAGTGACGATAATAATTCGTTCCGCTCTGCCTGACCGTTTGGCCCCTCAAGCAAACTCCGATATGCGGCAAAGTTGGGGAGATTGAGCGCTCGCAAACGACGCGCCAACCGCGATTTGACGAGCTGTGTTTTTGAAGCTGGCAAACTGAGCCCGAATTCGCGAAGGGCAAAATTTGCAATTGCTTCGAAATCTGCGGTACTCAGCTCTGGTGGCGTCTCGGATGCTCCAGCATGCGCTCGTATGTTCATAGATTCATGTCCGAGCCAGATAGCAGGTTTTTAAGATCGACGAGCTGCGCCATGTCATCGCCAACAGATATCAGCCCTTCGATCAGCGAGCCTTGCACCCCTTTGGCCCCGGCAGGTGTGGCTTGCACATCATTGCGCGAAACGGCCATGATCTCGGATACGGATTCGACCAACAACCCGAAAGTCTGGCCACTTACATCGGCGATGATCACCACATTGCGCTGGTTGGTTTGGGTTTTTCCAAGGCCGAAGTGGGCAGATAGATCGTACACTGGCACCACATTGCCGCGCAGATTCATCACACCCAGGACGTGGCTGTCCGCATGGGGCAGGGTGGTCACCTTCGCCCATCTTCGGATCTCGCGTATATTCATAATGTCAAAGCAGTAGAGTTGTCCCGATACCGAAAATGCTACACATTCCAGGATGTCGGCCTGTATAGTTGGACTAAGATCATTCATTTGACATGCTCGCTGTTTGAGATGGGGGGGGAGGCATGCTCGCCACGACATTCTCTTTGTTGGACAAGTGATCCACATCAAGAATTAAGGCAATTTGTCCGTTGCCCATTATTGTTGCGGCCGACACACCGGGAATGGTTCCGTAATCGCCGCTGACGGATTTGATAACCACTTGCCTTTGATCGTGAATGGAATCGACCTCTAACGCAAAACGGCTGTGATCCATATTTTCGACCAACACCAGAACAGCGGTCTGCGGATCCGCCATACCAGCCTCGAAGCCTAAGCATCCTGCTACGGAAACGATGGGGACATATTCCCCTCTGATCGACAGGACCCGCCCCCCTGATGCCAGTCGGAAAATCTCGCTCTTCTTGGGGCGAAAGGTTTCCAGCACTGCTGTGATCGGCACGATCATCGTTTCTCCTGCAACCGAGATGACGATGCCTTCGACTACTGCCAACGTCAGTGGCAGGACGATTGCAAATGTAGTGCCTTTACCTAGCGCCGAGCTGATCGCAATGCGCCCGCCTAGCGCTTGAACGGCAGTTTTAACAACATCCATCCCGACGCCACGTCCCGATAGCTCAGACACTTCTTTGTTGGTTGAAAACCCTGGCAGGAACAAAAGTTTGTCAATTTCGCCGTCTTGTAATTCAGCATTGCGCGGCACTAAGCCCTTGCTGATAGCGATGTCCAATATCCGATCACGGTTTAGGCCGCCGCCGTCATCAGCAACTTCAATCATCAGATTTCCGGACATATGACGGGCGGACAATGTGATTGTTCCCACTTCGGCCTTGCCCGCTGCCTTACGACCTTCACCATTTTCAAGTCCGTGATCAACGGCATTTCGTATCATGTGGGTTAGGGGATCAGCGAGCCGCTCAATCACTGTTTTATCGACTTCTGTGTTCTCGCCAACTTGCACGAGCCGAACCGACTTTTTACTAGTATCAGCAGCTTCGCGCGTTATGCGGGCCATACGTTGGAACAGAGGCTTCACAGGCTGGGCACGGATAGACATCACACCTTCTTGCAAGTCGCGTGCAAGCACTTTGTAGTCTGCCATATCGCTCCAAAGATCACTGTCATTGGCTAGATTCAGCTGCTCAATACGCTGGTTCACCATGGCTTGGTTTATTATCAGCTCGCCGACTGTATTTATCAGCCGATCTACCTTCTCCAATTCCACACGCAAGGTGGCATTTGCAGGTTCTCCGCGGCCCGAAAATCCGGACGTTTTCGGAGACGTATCCAGGGCTTTTGTGGGAGAAGGCTCAACAACCAAAGGGTCAGGTTGCGATTGGGCTGCAGCTGTTTCTACAACTGCTATTTCTGGCGTGAATTCAGTTATGGTAAGATCACAAATACCGTCAACAAACTCAAAGTTCTCTTTGATCAATCGCTTCGCTTCGGAAGCTAAAAAAGTCAATTTGAATTTAAGAGTTGGCGCGTCTGGATCATAATTTTCAAACCGGGTAATCGCATCCAGATCAATTGCCACAGAAAGTGCGCCTTGTTTGTGCAATGCGTCGATCAGCAGCAGCGGGTCATGCCCGTTGTGATATAGTTTAGCGTGGGGGCGAAATTCGATTTCTAGCGTTTCATTGGGTGTCGGCGGCATGAACATCGTGTCAAAGTCCATTGCCATCGGCGTAAATTCAGCTTCGGGCAAAACACTTGCATCAACGTAGGCATTAAGCTCGGCCAACAGTTCAGTGCCGCGTGAATGATTGATCTCACTCTCCGATTGGGCGACTTCCACCAGATGGGTCAAGTGATCTGCAGCGCGAAGCATCGTCGGGATCAGCTTATCGTCTTGTTCAAGCCGACCGCTGCGCAGTTCGTCCAGAACTGTCTCGAACTTATGCGCAAATAATACCAGATCGGCTAATTTGAAGGCACCAGCACCACCCTTTATCGAGTGTACCGCGCGGAATACGGCGTTCACCGTGTCTTCTTCAGGCACCCCTTCTTCGAGCCGGGTAAGACCCTCAAACAGTGATTCCATAAGATCGCTGCATTCGTCAAAAAACATCGCGCGGATGTCATCACTGTTAGACATGGCCGGTCACCCTGCGCAATACCTGCACAAGCGCTACGTCGTCAAAGGGCTTTACAATCCAACCCGTCGCACCCAAATCGCGCGCGCGGTTCTTTAATTCGGCCGAGCTTTCGGTGGTCAAAACAAGGATTGGCACTGTCGTCTTGTGCACAGAACCGCGCAGTTGAGAAATTACACCAAAGCCGTCAAGGTTCGGCATATTAATATCTGTAATGACGACATCCGGTTTGATTTCATCAAACTTTTTAATTCCATCGATACCGTCCTCCGCGACGTGCACCTCGAACCCATCCTGTTCCAAAGCTTGACGCAGCAGCGTTCTGATCGTCCGCGAGTCGTCGATTGCAAGCACACTGGTTTTCAAATTAGTTTCCTTCCGAGAAGAGGTTGGCAGGCATGCCAAAGGCGCATAGCCGCTCAATTAACGTCTTGTCCGCGCGCACCAGCACAAGCGGCAGCCCGGCTGCACGCCAGCTTTGTGAAGCCGACAACAACAGCTCAATATGACGACCAGACAGTGCTTTTACGCCACTCAAGTCGATCTCGACGCTGTGGTCTTTGTTGTCGTTCAAGAATGTAAATAGATCTTCTGGAAGGTCTTTTCTCGGCTCATGCTCGAGTACAAATGTCTGGGGTTTTGTCATAAAACGGTTTGCTTTCCATTAGCAAAATTTGCGCGTGGTCGGTCGAAGTTAGTCCAGAGTTTAGCAGCGGTTTCGTTAATATTTACTTTAGCGCAGTGGGCTAGATCGATAGGATTGCGCAATGTCTGACCAATAATCCCGCATTAGCGTCCGTGGGTAGGGGGACTTGTGCTGAGCATACCTACCGTTAAAACATTGTTATGTCGGGTGTGGCAGTTGCGCGAGGCGGTGTCGCCGGTGCGACGTCTACAGGCTGTACAAAAAGCATTTGCACTTTCCCGGTGGTCGGGCTGAATCTGATGCGGCGCGGCTGATCCCCCCCCGAGGCTTTCCGCAACGCAGGCGATCTCTTCATCAGCGAGAAATTTGCGTGCGAATGCTGCGTTTGCGCGACCAATTTCATTGCCAAAACCTGACAAAGTCGCCCCGCCGAAAACTTTGCATTGAAATGCGCTGCGTTGCGCGCCTGCACGCAACAGGCGGTTGATCAACATTTCCATGGCATAAGCACCATATTTGACGTCATTTCGTGCGCCTCCTTGGGCCAGCAGGAAATGGTTCATTCCACCGACTCCCGCGCGCTGATCCCACAAACAGACGGCCACGCAAGACCCCAAAATTGTTGACAGTATGACTTTCGGGTCGTTGGATATCTCGATCTCGCCCTGGATAACAGTTACAGTCTTTGCTTGGCCCGCTGAACCTGTTGGGGCAGGTCGCCCTGTTGCAAAACTCATAGGGTCGCCTCTCTCAGGATGGTTTCGCCCATCGCCGTTAACGGTACTTGTTGCATTGACGCCCCCGTCGACCATGCCGCACTCGGCATGCCGTAAACCACGGAGCTTTCGCGGTCTTGTGACAACGTTCGGGCGCCTGCTTTGCGCAACTCAAGCAAACCTCGCGCGCCGTCTTTGCCCATCCCCGTCAGGATGCAGCCAACAATGCGGTTGGCAAATGGGACGCAAGATAAAAAAAGTTTGTCAATTGATGGCATGTGACCATCCATCGGTGGATCCGAGCAAGTCTGCAAATAGGGGCGATTGCTTGGGTTCAGAACGATGTGCTGAGGTAGGCCGGCAATAACGTATACCGTGCCGCTTCGCAGTAGCGCGTTGGGTTCAAACGGCTTTATCCGCGCACCACTTGCGCGGCCTAAGACACGGGTCAGCCCGCCACCAAAACCTTGGCTGGTATGTTGTACAACGACGGTTGGTGGACAGTCTGCATCGAATTTCGAGAGGACATTCTTCAACGCGTCGACACCGCCCGTAGACGACCCAATGAGAACGATGCGTTTGAACCGCCTAGATGTCGCCGAGGCCATACGTTCAACGGGAGGTTCTGCACGTTGTCTGGAATACGCGGTCGACAGCACTTGACCGATCAATAAACGGTCATCTTGGGTAAGCGATATCGAAAATAGGCCGCCGTTTTTGAAAAGTTGTGAGGCATTGTCTCGCCCGTCATTTAGTTTGTCACCGTGCGTGAATTTCAACCATCGGACGTCTAGCGCGTCAAAAAGAGTCACGATTAATTCGAACTCATCCGTGGCGCAGAGACCGGACTCGATCAGGACGACATTTGGTGGACCATGTTCGACCTTGTCAAACAGCTCCATTAAGCTGGGTGCGTGCGCCTTGATGTGTACTTCTGGTGTGTCAGACAAAATGTTTTGCCACCTGTTTAGATCTGCTGAATAGGGGGTCGCGACGATGATGCTCTTGCTGCTCATACATACCTTCGTGATTAACGCGTTTAAGCTGGATCGATCTGATCAGAAGTCGGTCCAGTTATTTTGAGATGCAGCGGCATTTTTCATACCTGTTGCTTGGCGCGCGATTGGCATTTCGCTCCGTACTGCGGTGAACGTAACCTCGGCTGCGGGTTGGAATTGCACACGCTCGACATTGGTGCATGCCAAAGCTGTTTTGAAGATAGGGGTCTCAGCCTGGTTGGTCTTAAACCGCTGCACCATCTCTTGCAGACGCACAGCATCAGCTTTCAATGTATGACTAGCAGCAGTTGCTTGTTCTACCATTGCGGCGTTTTGCTGAGTTACCTGATCCAATTGGTTCACACCGATATTGATTTCAACCAATCCGACGGCTTGCTCGGACGTGCCGGTGGCCATGGTCCGCACCAGATCCGAGATGTGTGTGACGCGCTGAACGATACTTGTCAGGGCTTTACCCGCCCCTTCGACCAGTTGGACGCCACGTTCGACTTCCGTGACGCTGCCTTTGATGAGCGTCTTGATCTCTTTGGCAGCATCGGAGGAGCGTTGCGCCAGAGCCCGCACTTCGGACGCTACCACTGCAAAACCCTTGCCAGCATCGCCTGCGCGAGCCGCTTCGACGCCGGCATTCAGCGCAAGCAAGTTGGTTTGGAAAGCAATATCGTCGATGACGCCAATGATCTGGGAAATATGTTTGGATGATTGCTCAATTTGGTTCATCGCTGAAATCGCATCCGAGACGACCTGCCCACTTGCCTCGGCCTCTGATTGGGCTTCGACTACAATGGTCTCAACGGATTTGGCACTATCCGCTGCGGACTTCACGCTTGCTGTAAGTTGATCAAGTGCGGCGGCGGTCTGTTCCAGTGTCGCGGCTTGGTTTTCGGTGCGGTTCGATAGATCGTCAGAGGCTTGGCTGATCTCTTGCGCGCCGTGCTGGACGCTGCCCGAAGCCTCCATCACGCTTGTTATCGCCTCACTCAATGTGGTCAACGCGGTGTTGAAATCGGCGCGAAGGCTTTCATACTCTGCGTTAAATTTCTGGTTGATGGGTTTAGAAAGGTCACCCTCTGCAAGCTGCACCAAGCCTGCACGCAAGACCTCAAGGGTCTTTGTCTGCTCTTGGCGGGCCAGAACGCGTTCTTTGCTCTGCTCGGCTGCGGTGTGCAGCTTGGTTCGGAAATCAACCAATACTGCGCCAATCTCGCCGATTTCGTCTTTGCGTCTGGTGGCCAAGACGTCGACGTCGTAATTGCCATCGGCCACATCGCTCATGTCTTCGCCCAATTTTTTGAGCGCAGATGTCACGCGATTGATATAAAACCAGGCTAAAAGGCTCAGCAGTCCGGCAGAGAGGAGTGAAATTAAGATTAGATTGTTGCGCTGCACGTTGAGATCTTGAAAGATTTCCGCATTTGACAGCTCGGCGACCAAAGCATAGTTCGCACTGTCGAGGACTAGAGGAACAACTTTGGTGCTCACATCTTGATCTATTAAGCCACTTGCCGCCATCGAGGAAAAAGTCTGGCCTTTTAGACCGGCAGCAATTTGGGGTGATAAATCTACGATTTGCATTGCTTTTGGACCATCCCCAAAACGGCTATCGACCAACAACTGCCCAGATGGGTTGACGATATAGGTCTGTCCCGTTTCGCCTAAGCCCTGTGGATTGTTGATCAGTGCCGTAAAGCCGGAATGATTGATCTGCAGGATCAAGACACCCTTCAGCCCGCCATCGGCATCGAGCACAGGCGTTGAAGCAAAGGCCGCGATTGCACTTGCGCTGATTGAGTAGACCTGAAAATCGGAAAGGTGTGTTTGAGCGGCGCCATTCGAAATAGACTGGGCAAATGACTGACCTATACCCGATTGCGCAAGTTCGCCTGTAGTCACATTTTGGCCAAAATCCCCCTCTTTCGCGACAGAGTAAATAATATCGCCTTCCGGGTTTACTAAAAATAGATCGTAGAATGCGTTGGTAGTGCTGAAATATTTGAAAAACTCGTGATAGCGTTTGTGCAGGTGGTCGTATCCGCGGTTTTCGTCTGCGACGACCAGCTCGCTACGTTTTGCTAAATCAAACGGATTGAGTGTCGTAAAGGATGCTTGCAACTCGCGGCGGTCAGCTTCGTCCATGATCGACCAGATTGCGTTAATATTGGTTGCGGCTTCAACGGTGGACGGGTTGCGCGCAAGCGATGTAGCAAGCGCATTGAGTGAAAAGTACCATTTCTGAATCGCTTCTTGGCGGTTTGTGAGAATGAGCTGCAGCTTTGTGTCTGCCTGCTCTAGCGCAATGGCCCTTCCGGACACAAAGGTAAAAGTAGAAAGAATACCCGCAACCACGGCAATAATGATCGCAACGAAAGCCGGTAATTTAAACGACAGTTTGTTTCTTCGGGAAAGTTGCATTTTTGGACCTTTGCAGAGTGTTGGTGCCACGCCATTTTCACAAAGATAGGTTCCGAGTATTAATATAATCTTTTGCACAATAGGCCGAAGGTCTTTCCACAGATACAATTTTATTAAAATTGACTTTGGCTTTGATGCATTTCCAGAATTTCGCGGTCGCGACTCCAGTGGCGCCGGTCAGGTAAACTTCGGGTCTCCAATAATAGCGGGCAGCGATGCAGGACGAAACCTTCCGGGGGACCATGGTAATCTTGATCCGATTACAATTCTGACAGAGGCAGTTGGTCTCTTTGACAGTTTGTCATTCATTTTTAACGGTGGTCTCTCCGTGCTTTTGGTTTTGAATGCAGGGCATCAACACGATCCTAAAACTGCACCAATTGCCGGAGAGATTTGTCCACCTCAAGCGATGGCAAAGTCAGATAGGTGCAAATCGTTAAACCTCAACGTCCGATAAGCCGAGCTTTTTACCCAAATCAGACGATTTTCGAACAGCTTTCCTGAAGCGGCCACCTCCTCAATTGATAATCGATGCGGTTTCGCCGGCTCTGGCCATGAGCAGAATAGGTAGTCAAAGTTGACGGTGTTCAGGGGCGCCCAATTAGGTTACCCGCGTACTAACGAGGGGTTGCGACTGCGCCCTTAAAATTGAAAGCGCGTGCATCCTATGTCTGAACCCTGTCTGAAAATGGTACTGGTGACACCTGAAATTCCCTACAATACCGGTGCGATCGGGCGGACCTGTGTGGCCCTCAACTTGGAGTTGATCCTGATCAAACCTTACGGATTTTCCCTTGATGAAAAGGCCGTTCGGCGGGCTGGAACGGATTATTGGAAGCATGTTCATTTAACCGAATTTGACAGCTGGCAGCACTTTGTAAATGATCGAAAGCCACCGCGCGACAGCCTGTATTTTTTTGAGGAACACGGTGCGCAGAGCGTCTACGAACCAGAGTATCAAGAGAATGCTTATCTGGTTTTCGGGTGTGAATCCGCAGGTTTGCCTGCTGCGATTTTAGATGGCATGGACGACCGTGTATTTCATCTGCCCATGCGAAATCCACTTGTTCGGTCTCTCAACTTGGCAAATGTCGCTACGGCGGTGGTTTATCAGGCCATGCGCAATCAGCTCGGTGCTTGAAAGTTGCATGACAG
It encodes:
- a CDS encoding tRNA (cytidine(34)-2'-O)-methyltransferase, translated to MSEPCLKMVLVTPEIPYNTGAIGRTCVALNLELILIKPYGFSLDEKAVRRAGTDYWKHVHLTEFDSWQHFVNDRKPPRDSLYFFEEHGAQSVYEPEYQENAYLVFGCESAGLPAAILDGMDDRVFHLPMRNPLVRSLNLANVATAVVYQAMRNQLGA
- a CDS encoding methyl-accepting chemotaxis protein, which translates into the protein MQLSRRNKLSFKLPAFVAIIIAVVAGILSTFTFVSGRAIALEQADTKLQLILTNRQEAIQKWYFSLNALATSLARNPSTVEAATNINAIWSIMDEADRRELQASFTTLNPFDLAKRSELVVADENRGYDHLHKRYHEFFKYFSTTNAFYDLFLVNPEGDIIYSVAKEGDFGQNVTTGELAQSGIGQSFAQSISNGAAQTHLSDFQVYSISASAIAAFASTPVLDADGGLKGVLILQINHSGFTALINNPQGLGETGQTYIVNPSGQLLVDSRFGDGPKAMQIVDLSPQIAAGLKGQTFSSMAASGLIDQDVSTKVVPLVLDSANYALVAELSNAEIFQDLNVQRNNLILISLLSAGLLSLLAWFYINRVTSALKKLGEDMSDVADGNYDVDVLATRRKDEIGEIGAVLVDFRTKLHTAAEQSKERVLARQEQTKTLEVLRAGLVQLAEGDLSKPINQKFNAEYESLRADFNTALTTLSEAITSVMEASGSVQHGAQEISQASDDLSNRTENQAATLEQTAAALDQLTASVKSAADSAKSVETIVVEAQSEAEASGQVVSDAISAMNQIEQSSKHISQIIGVIDDIAFQTNLLALNAGVEAARAGDAGKGFAVVASEVRALAQRSSDAAKEIKTLIKGSVTEVERGVQLVEGAGKALTSIVQRVTHISDLVRTMATGTSEQAVGLVEINIGVNQLDQVTQQNAAMVEQATAASHTLKADAVRLQEMVQRFKTNQAETPIFKTALACTNVERVQFQPAAEVTFTAVRSEMPIARQATGMKNAAASQNNWTDF
- a CDS encoding response regulator; translated protein: MGIKQSLQVMVVDDMSVSRALITNALEEIGILNYRVENDGQSALAKLVAQPCHLVISDYNMPNLDGLGLLKGLREHRITQRIGFILITGNATGDVVSIGQKYGMNNLLRKPFSSTQMKDAIQRVVGVL
- a CDS encoding chemotaxis protein CheA; the encoded protein is MFFDECSDLMESLFEGLTRLEEGVPEEDTVNAVFRAVHSIKGGAGAFKLADLVLFAHKFETVLDELRSGRLEQDDKLIPTMLRAADHLTHLVEVAQSESEINHSRGTELLAELNAYVDASVLPEAEFTPMAMDFDTMFMPPTPNETLEIEFRPHAKLYHNGHDPLLLIDALHKQGALSVAIDLDAITRFENYDPDAPTLKFKLTFLASEAKRLIKENFEFVDGICDLTITEFTPEIAVVETAAAQSQPDPLVVEPSPTKALDTSPKTSGFSGRGEPANATLRVELEKVDRLINTVGELIINQAMVNQRIEQLNLANDSDLWSDMADYKVLARDLQEGVMSIRAQPVKPLFQRMARITREAADTSKKSVRLVQVGENTEVDKTVIERLADPLTHMIRNAVDHGLENGEGRKAAGKAEVGTITLSARHMSGNLMIEVADDGGGLNRDRILDIAISKGLVPRNAELQDGEIDKLLFLPGFSTNKEVSELSGRGVGMDVVKTAVQALGGRIAISSALGKGTTFAIVLPLTLAVVEGIVISVAGETMIVPITAVLETFRPKKSEIFRLASGGRVLSIRGEYVPIVSVAGCLGFEAGMADPQTAVLVLVENMDHSRFALEVDSIHDQRQVVIKSVSGDYGTIPGVSAATIMGNGQIALILDVDHLSNKENVVASMPPPPSQTASMSNE
- a CDS encoding CheR family methyltransferase produces the protein MNIRAHAGASETPPELSTADFEAIANFALREFGLSLPASKTQLVKSRLARRLRALNLPNFAAYRSLLEGPNGQAERNELLSSLTTNVTKFFREIHHFEDLLRDVMPQLVARACQGERVRIWSAGCSSGQEPYSIALTALKCHPDIATKNFKILATDIDPSIIVKAREATYRDDEIAAVDKKIFRVSDIVRSVQVKEGCFTVSKDVRSLVTFGVLNLIEELPFNGAFNVIFCRNVAIYFNRETQQSVWSRFSSLLPSGGKLFIGHSERIMRADQPKLEPCGVTVYKKL
- a CDS encoding response regulator; the protein is MKTSVLAIDDSRTIRTLLRQALEQDGFEVHVAEDGIDGIKKFDEIKPDVVITDINMPNLDGFGVISQLRGSVHKTTVPILVLTTESSAELKNRARDLGATGWIVKPFDDVALVQVLRRVTGHV
- a CDS encoding chemotaxis protein CheW, yielding MNDLSPTIQADILECVAFSVSGQLYCFDIMNIREIRRWAKVTTLPHADSHVLGVMNLRGNVVPVYDLSAHFGLGKTQTNQRNVVIIADVSGQTFGLLVESVSEIMAVSRNDVQATPAGAKGVQGSLIEGLISVGDDMAQLVDLKNLLSGSDMNL
- a CDS encoding CheB methylesterase domain-containing protein codes for the protein MSSKSIIVATPYSADLNRWQNILSDTPEVHIKAHAPSLMELFDKVEHGPPNVVLIESGLCATDEFELIVTLFDALDVRWLKFTHGDKLNDGRDNASQLFKNGGLFSISLTQDDRLLIGQVLSTAYSRQRAEPPVERMASATSRRFKRIVLIGSSTGGVDALKNVLSKFDADCPPTVVVQHTSQGFGGGLTRVLGRASGARIKPFEPNALLRSGTVYVIAGLPQHIVLNPSNRPYLQTCSDPPMDGHMPSIDKLFLSCVPFANRIVGCILTGMGKDGARGLLELRKAGARTLSQDRESSVVYGMPSAAWSTGASMQQVPLTAMGETILREATL